A single window of Pseudomonas benzenivorans DNA harbors:
- a CDS encoding MaoC family dehydratase yields the protein MSSVPVAQLKDYVGKELGRSDWLTIDQDRINQFAECTGDHQFIHVDPEKARQTPFGGTIAHGFLSLSLIPKLMEGLMIMPQGLKMAVNYGLDSVRFIQPVKVGSRVRLAVSLTDANEKNPGQWLLKARVVLEIEGQEKPAYIAEPLTLCFV from the coding sequence ATGTCGTCAGTACCCGTCGCACAACTCAAAGACTATGTAGGCAAGGAGCTCGGACGCTCCGACTGGTTGACCATCGACCAGGATCGCATCAACCAATTCGCCGAATGCACCGGCGACCACCAGTTCATCCACGTCGATCCGGAGAAGGCCAGGCAGACACCGTTCGGCGGCACCATCGCTCACGGTTTCCTCTCCCTGTCGCTGATCCCCAAGCTGATGGAAGGCCTCATGATCATGCCCCAGGGCCTGAAGATGGCGGTCAACTACGGCCTCGACAGCGTGCGCTTCATCCAGCCGGTCAAGGTCGGTTCCCGGGTGCGCCTGGCAGTCAGCCTGACCGATGCCAACGAGAAGAACCCCGGCCAGTGGCTGCTCAAGGCCCGCGTCGTACTGGAGATCGAGGGCCAGGAAAAACCGGCCTATATCGCCGAACCGCTGACCCTCTGCTTCGTCTGA
- a CDS encoding CidA/LrgA family protein: protein MLLRGLSWLVLCQLLGTALNVLLLPMLPGPIIGMLLLLVFLLLRGEVGEPVQLAAGSLLKYLPLLLVPPAVGVMAYAEAIVADFWAVVGALVLSLVLSVVFAGWVMQKLIERQTRRREDA from the coding sequence ATGCTGTTACGCGGCCTGTCCTGGCTGGTGTTGTGCCAGTTGCTCGGCACTGCGCTGAATGTCCTGCTGCTGCCAATGCTGCCGGGGCCCATCATCGGCATGCTGCTGCTGCTGGTTTTTCTGCTGTTGCGCGGCGAGGTCGGCGAGCCGGTGCAGCTGGCGGCCGGCAGTCTGCTCAAGTACCTGCCGTTGTTGCTGGTGCCGCCGGCCGTTGGCGTGATGGCCTATGCCGAGGCGATAGTCGCCGACTTCTGGGCGGTGGTCGGGGCGCTGGTGTTGTCGCTGGTGCTGTCGGTGGTGTTCGCCGGCTGGGTGATGCAGAAGCTGAT